A window of Methanorbis rubei contains these coding sequences:
- a CDS encoding tRNA (cytidine(56)-2'-O)-methyltransferase yields MLKPESYILRIGHRPERDQRVTTHVGLCSRALGASGMYLAADDKKVADSIADVAHRFGGTYFCENNVKWKSCINNFKKNGGKVVHLTMYGLRLQDVIADIRKEEKVLIVVGAEKVPGDMYELADYNVAVANQPHSEISALALCLDHLYEGKELDLAFPDAELEVLPTKIGKTTIKHDEHSGEDA; encoded by the coding sequence ATGCTCAAACCAGAATCCTATATCTTACGAATCGGCCACCGGCCCGAACGCGACCAGCGGGTAACCACTCATGTGGGACTGTGTTCCCGCGCTCTTGGGGCAAGCGGCATGTACCTTGCCGCAGACGACAAAAAAGTTGCCGACAGCATTGCTGATGTCGCGCACCGGTTTGGTGGAACCTATTTCTGCGAAAACAATGTCAAATGGAAAAGCTGCATCAACAACTTCAAGAAAAACGGCGGAAAAGTTGTTCACCTTACCATGTACGGCCTGCGGCTTCAGGATGTGATCGCTGACATCCGCAAAGAGGAAAAAGTTTTGATCGTGGTCGGCGCAGAAAAAGTTCCGGGCGACATGTATGAGCTTGCGGACTACAATGTTGCGGTTGCCAACCAGCCGCACTCAGAGATCTCGGCACTTGCGCTTTGTCTGGATCATCTGTACGAGGGAAAGGAGCTTGACCTTGCATTCCCTGACGCTGAGCTTGAGGTTCTGCCGACAAAAATCGGCAAGACGACCATCAAACATGACGAACATTCTGGTGAAGACGCGTGA
- a CDS encoding ATP-grasp domain-containing protein, whose amino-acid sequence MSPSVLVAGYTTRHVAASAARAGYDVYAVDHFCDQDLLWCTKDAFAFDELNELPFAIEEMLDRYEIDMVVTTSGAELLSVPKRFGTEPRVAERFMDKGKTQEFFESIGVPVPRKLERGEYPAMMKTLSGAGGWRNAIVRNDSERAAWEEFVEHEPFLMQEVIEGQPASVSCLGTGTAAKAVAANEQILRGGESCAYAFSGSVTPCTHPLAERMKEIAEIIVAASGCVGSVGVDFVLTDSEAYAIEINPRFQGTVETVEAATGLNLFAMHVDACYGVLPSAVPAARQFCVRRIIAAPEDLVIRTDMRGLAKTITDIPCPGQSFEKGEVMFSVIGCGPTRVEAFATLDKHITDAVQHLKT is encoded by the coding sequence GTGAGTCCTTCGGTTCTGGTTGCCGGATACACTACCCGCCACGTCGCTGCTTCCGCAGCTCGCGCTGGATATGATGTGTATGCGGTCGATCACTTCTGTGATCAGGATCTTTTGTGGTGCACGAAAGATGCTTTTGCGTTTGATGAGCTGAACGAACTGCCGTTTGCAATTGAAGAGATGCTCGATCGCTACGAGATCGATATGGTGGTGACAACTTCAGGCGCAGAACTTCTGTCTGTTCCTAAACGCTTTGGCACAGAGCCAAGAGTCGCCGAGCGGTTCATGGACAAGGGAAAGACGCAGGAGTTTTTTGAGTCGATCGGTGTTCCGGTCCCAAGGAAACTCGAGCGGGGCGAGTATCCGGCAATGATGAAGACGTTGTCGGGTGCAGGAGGATGGCGCAACGCCATTGTTCGAAACGATTCAGAACGTGCGGCATGGGAAGAGTTTGTAGAGCATGAACCATTCCTAATGCAGGAGGTTATCGAAGGTCAGCCTGCCAGTGTGTCCTGTCTTGGCACCGGAACTGCGGCGAAAGCGGTTGCAGCAAACGAACAAATTCTCCGCGGCGGCGAGTCCTGCGCCTATGCGTTTTCCGGTTCCGTTACTCCGTGCACGCATCCGCTTGCCGAACGAATGAAAGAGATCGCTGAAATTATTGTTGCGGCAAGCGGCTGCGTGGGTTCGGTTGGCGTTGATTTTGTACTGACTGACTCCGAGGCATATGCGATTGAGATCAATCCAAGGTTTCAGGGAACGGTCGAGACGGTGGAAGCCGCGACCGGCCTTAATTTGTTTGCAATGCATGTTGATGCCTGTTACGGAGTTCTGCCGTCTGCGGTTCCCGCAGCACGGCAGTTTTGTGTGCGGCGAATCATCGCAGCCCCTGAAGATCTTGTGATCCGCACCGATATGCGCGGGCTTGCAAAGACCATCACTGATATCCCTTGTCCGGGTCAGTCATTTGAGAAAGGGGAGGTGATGTTTTCGGTGATTGGCTGCGGTCCTACTCGGGTGGAAGCCTTTGCCACTCTGGATAAACATATTACCGACGCCGTCCAACATTTAAAGACATGA
- a CDS encoding transcription factor — protein MTAITEEELQNPAIYQYLHKLVGDEGIELLRRCPNEELSDEDIAAKTEINLNSVRHTLYNLYEHRLAEYRRIKNSETGWLTYLWVMRMDNLNTVLKSEMETAMGKLSSRLRYDEANDFYQCKNCGIMTTFNNAVTTNFACPNCGEMLVHFDDELLITALRRRVEKMQEALEDA, from the coding sequence ATGACGGCGATCACCGAGGAAGAACTTCAGAATCCGGCAATATATCAGTATCTTCACAAACTTGTGGGTGATGAGGGTATTGAACTTCTCCGCCGCTGCCCGAACGAGGAGTTAAGCGATGAGGATATCGCGGCCAAGACGGAGATTAATCTGAACTCTGTCCGCCATACGCTGTATAATCTCTACGAGCATCGGCTTGCCGAGTACCGCCGCATTAAGAACAGTGAAACCGGATGGCTGACGTATCTGTGGGTGATGCGGATGGATAATCTGAACACGGTTCTGAAGTCCGAGATGGAGACGGCGATGGGAAAGCTTTCCTCCCGCCTGCGGTATGATGAGGCAAATGATTTCTATCAGTGCAAAAACTGCGGAATCATGACGACCTTCAATAATGCTGTAACTACGAACTTTGCCTGTCCGAACTGTGGAGAGATGCTGGTTCACTTTGATGACGAGTTGTTGATTACCGCACTGAGACGCCGCGTCGAAAAGATGCAAGAGGCTCTCGAAGATGCGTGA
- a CDS encoding HDIG domain-containing metalloprotein: protein MRENYEQLLFSAGCDAGVVRHCEIVADTAMRFSGDSVDDSLVCAGSMLHDIGRSKTHDISHAQKGAEICRSLGEPDALTEIVLRHTGAGLTADECTILGLEPIDCMPKTLEEKIVAHADNLVKGSKVITIEERMMRIADLSTRSKRRIWRLAMEVELLSE from the coding sequence ATGCGTGAAAATTACGAACAACTTCTTTTTTCTGCCGGCTGCGATGCCGGTGTTGTCAGACACTGTGAAATAGTGGCAGATACGGCGATGCGTTTCTCGGGAGATTCGGTGGATGATTCTCTGGTATGCGCAGGGTCTATGCTGCATGATATCGGCAGATCAAAGACGCATGATATTTCCCATGCGCAAAAAGGAGCTGAGATATGCCGAAGTCTTGGAGAGCCTGATGCACTGACAGAGATTGTTCTTCGCCATACAGGTGCCGGTCTCACTGCTGATGAGTGTACGATTCTCGGGCTTGAGCCAATTGACTGCATGCCGAAGACGCTTGAGGAAAAAATTGTGGCGCATGCGGATAATCTGGTGAAGGGGTCAAAAGTGATTACGATTGAGGAGCGGATGATGCGGATTGCGGATCTGTCTACGAGGTCGAAGCGGCGGATATGGCGGCTCGCGATGGAGGTTGAGCTGCTTTCTGAGTAG
- a CDS encoding tRNA (guanine(10)-N(2))-dimethyltransferase — MEYRMVTEGSTTFAAPVQDENTQFPPGTAPVFYNTKMEFNRDMTVLLLSHLKPAEYLDSMAATGVRGLRVAHETGTPVIINDRDSAAVAMIEENAKLVGGDISVTCDDANRMMCGKYFDAIDLDPFGTPAPFFDAASRAARHYLFVTATDTAPLCGAHLKAGIRRYFATPKNTEYHAEVGLRMMMGAMAKELVKYDRGMEPILSFARNHYFRSHVRILNRVTGADATMGQIGFVMQCPKCLYRAEQKGSLLPKFHVCPYCGAETEPIGPLWMGSLQDKEIVASMIETLPTMQFGTAKQMDKVLRLLLAEPDVCTFYDYHVISRNIRVSPPPMDEMIAGLNELGYYTVRTHFSVTGIKTSAPLPVIEEWIAAWNEKLGLP, encoded by the coding sequence ATGGAATACCGAATGGTTACGGAAGGCTCAACAACGTTTGCTGCGCCGGTTCAGGACGAAAACACCCAGTTCCCTCCGGGAACGGCTCCGGTGTTTTACAATACGAAGATGGAGTTCAACCGCGATATGACGGTGCTTCTTCTTTCGCATCTGAAGCCTGCCGAGTACCTTGATTCAATGGCCGCGACCGGCGTCCGCGGTCTTCGCGTTGCTCACGAGACCGGGACTCCGGTCATCATCAATGATCGCGACTCAGCAGCGGTTGCGATGATTGAAGAGAATGCAAAACTTGTTGGCGGAGATATTTCGGTGACCTGCGATGATGCGAACCGAATGATGTGCGGGAAATATTTTGATGCGATCGATCTCGATCCATTCGGAACTCCGGCTCCCTTTTTTGACGCGGCTTCACGCGCTGCCCGGCATTATCTGTTTGTGACAGCGACCGACACGGCACCTCTTTGCGGAGCGCATCTGAAGGCAGGGATTCGGCGATACTTTGCGACACCGAAGAATACCGAGTATCATGCGGAGGTCGGGCTTCGGATGATGATGGGAGCGATGGCTAAGGAGCTGGTCAAGTACGATCGCGGTATGGAGCCGATCTTAAGTTTTGCAAGGAACCATTACTTCCGTTCCCATGTCCGCATCCTCAATCGGGTTACCGGAGCTGATGCGACGATGGGCCAGATTGGGTTTGTGATGCAGTGTCCGAAGTGTCTCTACCGTGCCGAGCAGAAGGGTTCGCTGCTGCCAAAATTCCATGTCTGTCCGTACTGCGGTGCAGAGACCGAGCCGATAGGTCCGCTGTGGATGGGGTCTTTGCAGGATAAAGAGATTGTTGCATCCATGATTGAGACGCTGCCAACGATGCAGTTTGGCACGGCAAAGCAGATGGACAAAGTTCTCCGTCTGCTTCTTGCAGAGCCTGACGTTTGCACTTTCTATGATTATCATGTGATCTCGCGAAACATCCGCGTCTCACCGCCGCCCATGGATGAGATGATTGCCGGACTGAACGAACTCGGCTACTATACGGTGAGGACGCATTTTTCGGTTACCGGAATCAAGACCTCAGCCCCTCTACCAGTGATCGAAGAGTGGATTGCGGCATGGAATGAGAAGCTCGGGCTTCCGTAA
- the rpiA gene encoding ribose-5-phosphate isomerase RpiA: MSDPVVEAKRDAGIRAADMVKDGMVVGLGTGSTVFFAMERLGERIRSENLHIFGVPTSNQTAMRAEEYGIPLTTLTLHPKLDLAIDGADQVDPKKRMIKGRGAAHLREKVVADAANQFVVVIDAGKEVAGLDAAVPIEVLPFAYGSVVRRLQELGGEPVMRNGVKKDGPVISDNGNYVIDCAFGAVADPAGLETAINAIPGVLGNGIFARMTEKTVVIVGGRK, translated from the coding sequence ATGAGTGATCCTGTAGTTGAGGCAAAGAGGGATGCCGGCATTCGTGCGGCAGATATGGTAAAGGATGGTATGGTTGTCGGTCTTGGTACCGGTTCCACGGTGTTTTTTGCAATGGAGCGGCTTGGTGAGCGGATTAGATCAGAAAATCTGCATATTTTTGGTGTGCCGACGTCGAACCAGACCGCGATGCGTGCTGAGGAGTACGGGATTCCGTTAACGACGCTGACTCTACACCCAAAGCTTGATCTGGCGATTGATGGTGCGGATCAGGTTGATCCGAAGAAGCGGATGATTAAGGGGCGCGGCGCGGCACATCTGCGGGAAAAGGTTGTGGCAGATGCAGCGAACCAGTTTGTTGTAGTGATTGATGCCGGAAAAGAGGTCGCGGGTCTTGATGCGGCAGTGCCGATTGAGGTTCTGCCGTTTGCTTACGGCAGTGTGGTCCGGAGGCTTCAGGAGCTGGGCGGCGAGCCGGTTATGCGAAACGGGGTGAAAAAGGACGGACCGGTTATCTCAGACAACGGAAACTATGTGATCGACTGTGCATTCGGCGCGGTTGCCGATCCGGCAGGTCTTGAGACTGCAATCAATGCGATTCCGGGCGTTTTGGGCAATGGTATTTTTGCTCGGATGACGGAGAAGACGGTTGTGATTGTGGGCGGCAGAAAGTAA
- a CDS encoding DHA2 family efflux MFS transporter permease subunit, translating into MQNEHPSGFALTLILISASLATFMSALDGTIVNIALPTISASFDLTSSSVAWVSTIYLLVMAGFLLIIGKISDVIGFKKIFLAGFILFTIGSFTCGFLPDFTGQFSTLLGSRALQAVGGAMMTVIAPAMLSYYLPGDRKAKGMSLVVLFAGVGMALGPTLGGYLTEYLSWHWIFFINVPIGIFAVILGYFAIPGSAGNKSSLKGFDTLGAVLVFVGLASLLFAFSEGFSLGWTSPTILISIALAIIGIGGFLWRELHYANPLLDLSLFKSRSFVTLNVIIVLLFFTFAGANYLLPFYLQHVHGYSTSFSGLIITAMSVGMMLSGIVAGLIYAKLVGKIRYLVMAGVALLGIGFLLLTNLSATTELSLIVVALALIGLGLGFTTTPLTTLIMSAAPQSKQGMVSSLTGLERFAPMTIGVAVYNIIFVFGIITAVVNSGITEKPPASIAADILSHGFDLAFIVSVGLAILLFVLCIFIREEHAVEE; encoded by the coding sequence ATGCAGAATGAACATCCATCCGGTTTCGCCTTAACACTAATACTCATATCAGCGTCGCTTGCGACCTTCATGTCAGCACTCGACGGTACCATCGTCAACATCGCTCTCCCGACTATCTCCGCATCATTTGACCTTACCTCTTCCTCAGTTGCATGGGTCTCCACCATCTACCTGCTGGTCATGGCAGGCTTCCTCCTCATCATCGGAAAAATATCCGACGTCATAGGATTCAAAAAAATATTCCTCGCAGGATTCATCCTCTTCACCATAGGATCGTTCACCTGCGGATTTTTGCCGGACTTCACCGGTCAGTTCTCCACCCTACTCGGCTCTCGTGCCCTTCAGGCTGTTGGCGGCGCAATGATGACCGTCATTGCACCTGCCATGCTTTCCTATTACCTGCCCGGTGACCGGAAAGCAAAAGGCATGTCGCTCGTCGTTTTGTTCGCCGGCGTCGGCATGGCTCTCGGCCCAACCCTTGGCGGCTACCTCACCGAATATCTCTCCTGGCACTGGATTTTCTTCATCAACGTGCCGATCGGAATTTTTGCCGTGATTCTTGGCTACTTCGCAATTCCAGGCTCTGCAGGCAACAAATCCTCTCTCAAAGGCTTTGACACCCTTGGCGCAGTCCTCGTCTTCGTCGGACTTGCCTCGCTTCTCTTCGCCTTCTCCGAAGGTTTCAGCCTCGGATGGACCTCTCCTACGATCCTCATCTCCATAGCCCTCGCCATCATCGGCATCGGCGGATTCCTCTGGCGCGAACTGCATTACGCCAATCCCCTTCTTGACCTCAGCCTGTTCAAGAGCAGATCCTTTGTTACGCTCAACGTCATCATCGTTCTCCTGTTCTTCACCTTCGCAGGCGCAAACTACCTCCTTCCCTTCTATCTTCAGCATGTCCACGGCTACAGCACCTCGTTCTCCGGTCTCATCATCACCGCAATGTCGGTTGGCATGATGCTTTCTGGAATCGTTGCCGGACTCATCTATGCAAAACTTGTCGGAAAGATCCGCTACCTTGTCATGGCAGGTGTCGCCCTGCTTGGCATCGGATTCCTTCTCCTCACCAACCTCTCCGCAACAACCGAGCTCAGCTTGATTGTTGTAGCCCTTGCCCTGATCGGTCTTGGTCTCGGATTCACCACAACGCCCCTTACCACTCTCATTATGAGCGCAGCTCCCCAGTCCAAACAGGGCATGGTCTCCAGCCTCACCGGTCTTGAGCGGTTTGCACCAATGACGATCGGTGTCGCCGTCTATAACATCATCTTTGTCTTCGGCATCATAACAGCAGTCGTGAACTCAGGCATCACCGAAAAGCCGCCTGCATCAATCGCCGCTGACATCCTCAGCCATGGATTTGATCTCGCCTTCATCGTCTCGGTCGGACTTGCAATCCTCCTCTTCGTTCTCTGTATCTTCATCCGTGAAGAGCATGCAGTGGAAGAGTAA
- a CDS encoding DHA2 family efflux MFS transporter permease subunit produces the protein MSKSTANTAATCGIGLLIFVVALAAFMSALDGTIVNIAIPTISEIFNLSASSVSWVATIYLLVMAGCILICGKVADVVGFKKIFLAGFAIFTIGSFACGFFPGLLDSYPSLLIGRVLQAVGGAMLMAIAPAMITTFVPLSQKGKAMGILMTIAALGTALGPVLGGFLTQYLSWEWIFYINVPVGIVAIALGFKAIPVQDKSTATLKTFDKYGAVLIFLGLATLLYAFSEGLSLGWTSPVILGCFAVAAVTLAGFVIRQLRYAEPLLDLRLFKNPNFFLTNLAFVLVIASFAGINYLMPFFLQYVRDFSVSDAGLVLTSLSIGMMVTGILSGILFNKFGGKILCIVGALLLLAGYFQLWHMDSLTSTEYIIGALFVVGLGLGMMMSPLTNMILSSVAKGKQGMVSSLTGLEQFAPMTIGIAVYNLILVWGITTIAAAENITEAAPVSIQMDLLAHGFDVAFLASFILAVFVLILSLVIRQKTHPDHQGSTELEHAGGII, from the coding sequence ATGTCAAAATCCACGGCTAATACCGCGGCAACATGCGGCATAGGGCTTTTGATCTTCGTGGTCGCCCTTGCAGCATTCATGTCCGCCCTTGACGGAACCATCGTCAACATCGCAATTCCCACTATTTCAGAGATCTTCAATCTCTCCGCATCCTCGGTCAGCTGGGTTGCAACCATCTATCTGCTGGTGATGGCAGGCTGTATTCTCATCTGCGGAAAAGTTGCGGATGTAGTTGGGTTCAAGAAGATTTTTCTTGCAGGTTTTGCAATATTCACCATAGGTTCCTTTGCCTGCGGATTTTTTCCCGGACTTCTGGACTCCTACCCTTCGCTTCTGATAGGCCGTGTTTTACAGGCGGTTGGCGGCGCCATGCTGATGGCGATTGCTCCGGCAATGATAACCACGTTTGTTCCTCTGAGTCAGAAGGGAAAAGCGATGGGAATTTTGATGACCATTGCTGCTCTCGGCACTGCTCTTGGTCCGGTTCTCGGAGGATTTTTGACCCAGTACCTTTCCTGGGAATGGATCTTTTACATCAACGTGCCTGTGGGCATCGTTGCTATTGCTCTTGGATTCAAAGCGATTCCTGTGCAGGATAAGAGCACGGCAACGCTCAAGACGTTTGATAAATATGGTGCCGTACTCATCTTCCTCGGCCTTGCAACACTGCTCTACGCTTTCTCTGAAGGTCTGTCCCTTGGCTGGACCAGTCCGGTGATTCTCGGCTGCTTTGCAGTTGCCGCAGTTACGCTTGCTGGGTTTGTTATCCGCCAGCTCAGGTATGCTGAGCCGCTGCTTGATCTGAGGCTGTTTAAAAACCCGAACTTTTTCTTAACCAATCTGGCATTTGTCCTTGTGATTGCAAGTTTTGCCGGAATCAACTATCTGATGCCGTTTTTCCTGCAGTATGTCCGCGACTTCAGCGTCTCTGATGCAGGACTTGTGCTGACTTCGCTTTCGATTGGTATGATGGTCACCGGCATTCTCTCAGGGATACTTTTCAACAAATTCGGCGGAAAAATCCTCTGTATTGTTGGTGCCCTGCTGCTGCTTGCCGGCTACTTCCAGCTCTGGCATATGGACTCGCTGACCAGCACCGAATATATTATCGGCGCACTCTTTGTTGTGGGTCTTGGTCTCGGCATGATGATGTCGCCGCTAACCAATATGATCCTCTCTTCTGTTGCTAAAGGCAAACAGGGTATGGTTTCCAGCCTCACGGGTCTTGAACAGTTTGCCCCGATGACGATCGGTATTGCTGTCTACAACCTTATTCTGGTCTGGGGCATCACAACGATTGCGGCTGCGGAAAATATTACGGAGGCAGCGCCGGTCAGTATCCAGATGGATCTGCTTGCCCATGGGTTTGATGTGGCGTTCCTTGCGTCCTTTATACTCGCGGTCTTTGTGCTGATACTTTCTCTTGTCATCCGTCAGAAGACGCACCCTGATCATCAGGGCAGCACGGAACTTGAGCATGCGGGCGGGATTATCTAA
- a CDS encoding replication factor C large subunit, producing MDWAERYRPEHLADILGNNAAVKQISDWARNWTPSSRPLLITGKPGIGKTSAALALARDMDWEVLELNASDARTKSVIERVAGNSAATTSLFGASRKLIIIDEADNLEGNADRGGARAIADILKEARQPIILIANDAYGVSDSIRKLCDAVPFRSITSSTMEKRMREICTMEKISCGTDALSAISESASGDMRSAVNMLFGASTGKTAITAEDVNTSQKDERASIFDLVAGVYAGAPDAKLQKLSRECEEKPDTVMQWVEESASTVADANRRTRAYAALSRADIYLGRTMVRQYYTLWRYATAMTTSGVAKEFDGAGFRPRIMPPSRWRRMGTAKKQKTVRRTLAAKLGEGYSIPDAQIQRVYLDLLSRFAAASPLEFCERHDLDDDQLTILLHDKTEATAVFKEAQKLAKEREMKMKKISAAKRAAARKEEEEREAELEKFRAENPPVQQVVAEVVAESVVEEKKKAPSQATLDFF from the coding sequence ATGGACTGGGCAGAACGATACCGACCCGAGCATCTCGCAGACATTCTCGGAAACAACGCCGCAGTCAAACAGATATCAGACTGGGCGCGAAACTGGACGCCGAGCTCCCGCCCTCTTCTGATCACCGGAAAACCCGGCATCGGAAAAACATCCGCAGCCTTAGCCCTCGCCCGCGACATGGACTGGGAAGTTCTTGAGCTGAACGCAAGCGATGCCAGAACCAAATCAGTGATCGAGCGGGTTGCCGGAAACTCTGCCGCGACCACCAGCCTTTTTGGCGCAAGCAGAAAACTGATCATCATCGACGAAGCTGACAATCTCGAAGGAAATGCTGACCGTGGGGGTGCACGCGCGATCGCTGATATTTTGAAGGAAGCCCGCCAGCCGATCATATTGATCGCAAACGACGCATACGGAGTTTCGGATTCGATTCGCAAGCTCTGTGATGCTGTGCCCTTCCGCTCCATAACTTCGTCCACGATGGAGAAGCGAATGAGAGAGATCTGCACAATGGAAAAGATCTCTTGCGGGACAGACGCACTTTCCGCAATCTCCGAGAGTGCGTCAGGCGATATGCGGTCTGCGGTCAACATGCTGTTCGGTGCGTCAACCGGCAAAACCGCCATCACCGCAGAGGACGTAAACACCTCGCAGAAGGATGAACGCGCGAGCATCTTTGATCTGGTCGCGGGAGTGTATGCAGGCGCTCCTGACGCAAAACTTCAGAAACTCTCCCGTGAGTGCGAGGAAAAACCAGACACCGTTATGCAGTGGGTTGAGGAGTCAGCATCAACAGTCGCTGACGCTAACAGACGTACAAGAGCGTATGCTGCGCTTTCCCGCGCAGACATCTACCTCGGACGGACGATGGTTCGTCAGTACTACACACTCTGGCGGTATGCGACCGCGATGACCACCTCAGGAGTTGCCAAAGAGTTTGACGGCGCAGGGTTCCGACCCAGAATTATGCCGCCGTCACGCTGGCGGAGAATGGGCACGGCAAAAAAGCAGAAGACCGTGCGGCGAACCCTTGCCGCAAAACTCGGTGAAGGCTACAGCATTCCTGATGCACAGATTCAGCGCGTCTACTTGGACCTTCTCTCGCGGTTTGCCGCCGCGTCCCCGCTGGAGTTCTGCGAACGCCATGACCTTGATGATGATCAGCTGACGATTCTGCTCCATGATAAAACCGAAGCAACTGCTGTGTTTAAAGAAGCGCAGAAGCTTGCAAAGGAGCGGGAGATGAAGATGAAAAAGATCTCTGCTGCAAAACGGGCCGCAGCACGAAAAGAGGAGGAGGAGCGCGAAGCAGAACTGGAAAAGTTCAGAGCGGAAAATCCGCCGGTTCAGCAGGTTGTCGCCGAAGTTGTGGCTGAATCGGTAGTTGAAGAGAAGAAGAAGGCTCCGTCTCAGGCAACGCTGGACTTTTTCTGA
- the nifU gene encoding Fe-S cluster assembly scaffold protein NifU — protein MYSEKVMDHFMNPRNVGTIDNPDGVGEEGNPSCGDIMKMYLKVENDVILDAKFQTFGCGAAIASSSMATEMIKGKTLEEAWQLSNKAVAEALDGLPPIKMHCSVLAEETIHKAINDYLVKTGREPWGEPAACSTCGHDCDTCGE, from the coding sequence ATGTACAGTGAAAAAGTAATGGACCATTTCATGAACCCGCGCAATGTGGGAACCATCGACAATCCTGACGGCGTCGGCGAGGAAGGAAACCCTTCCTGCGGCGACATCATGAAGATGTACCTCAAAGTCGAGAACGATGTCATCCTTGATGCAAAGTTTCAGACGTTTGGCTGCGGGGCGGCTATCGCTTCAAGCAGCATGGCAACCGAGATGATCAAGGGAAAGACCCTCGAAGAGGCCTGGCAGCTGTCGAACAAAGCGGTCGCCGAAGCACTTGACGGACTGCCGCCAATCAAGATGCACTGCTCGGTTCTTGCTGAGGAGACCATCCATAAAGCAATCAATGATTATCTGGTAAAAACCGGCAGAGAACCCTGGGGAGAGCCTGCGGCGTGTTCTACCTGCGGTCATGATTGTGATACCTGCGGCGAATAA
- the nifS gene encoding cysteine desulfurase NifS, producing MDHAATTYAAPEVVAEMLPYFSEKFGNPSSVYNIGQENKTAVDAARAKVAAAINAEPNEIYFTAGGSESDNWALKGVAFANSRKGKHIITTAIEHHAILHAGEWLQSQGFEVTYLPVDKFGVVSVTDVEKAIRPDTILISVMYANNEVGTIQPIKEIGSIAKAHNIYFHTDAVQAVGHVPIDVKAEHIDMLSLSGHKFYGPKGVGALYIKKGVRIQNLIHGGAQESKHRAGTENVPGIVGLGVAIERAVQKMPVEAPRLARMRDRLTAELLKIPASHLNGHPTQRLPNNVNITFEYIEGEGILLLLNMFGICASTGSACNSASLEPSHVLTAMGVPHEISHGSVRLTVGERNTDEDVKYVLEKLPEIIHKLRSMSPLTPKELK from the coding sequence ATGGACCATGCCGCAACCACCTATGCAGCACCAGAAGTCGTAGCAGAAATGCTCCCCTACTTCTCCGAAAAGTTCGGCAACCCATCATCAGTCTACAACATCGGACAGGAAAACAAAACAGCAGTTGACGCTGCCCGTGCAAAAGTAGCAGCCGCCATCAACGCCGAGCCAAACGAAATCTACTTCACCGCAGGAGGCTCAGAATCCGACAACTGGGCACTCAAAGGAGTAGCATTCGCCAACAGCAGAAAAGGAAAACACATCATCACAACAGCAATCGAACACCACGCAATCCTGCACGCAGGCGAATGGTTACAGTCGCAGGGCTTTGAAGTAACCTACCTGCCGGTCGACAAATTCGGCGTGGTTTCGGTCACTGACGTTGAAAAAGCCATCAGACCAGACACCATCCTCATCTCGGTCATGTACGCCAACAACGAAGTAGGAACCATTCAGCCGATCAAAGAAATCGGTTCGATCGCCAAAGCCCACAACATCTACTTCCACACCGACGCAGTACAGGCAGTCGGCCATGTCCCAATCGACGTCAAAGCAGAACACATCGACATGCTCTCCCTCTCAGGCCACAAATTTTACGGACCAAAAGGAGTCGGCGCCCTCTACATAAAGAAGGGAGTCCGCATCCAGAACCTCATCCATGGCGGAGCACAGGAAAGCAAACACCGTGCAGGAACCGAAAACGTGCCCGGAATCGTCGGACTCGGCGTTGCAATTGAGCGTGCGGTTCAGAAAATGCCGGTCGAAGCACCGCGTCTTGCCAGAATGCGGGACCGGCTCACAGCCGAGCTGCTGAAAATTCCGGCAAGCCACCTGAACGGCCATCCGACACAGCGGCTGCCCAACAACGTCAACATCACTTTTGAGTACATCGAAGGCGAAGGAATTCTCCTCCTCCTCAACATGTTCGGCATCTGCGCTTCAACCGGAAGTGCCTGCAACTCCGCATCGCTCGAACCCTCCCACGTTCTTACCGCCATGGGCGTTCCGCACGAGATCTCGCACGGCTCAGTCCGTCTTACGGTCGGCGAGCGAAACACGGATGAAGACGTGAAGTATGTGCTGGAAAAACTGCCGGAGATCATTCACAAACTCAGATCAATGTCCCCCCTTACCCCTAAGGAGCTGAAGTAA